A segment of the Triticum urartu cultivar G1812 chromosome 1, Tu2.1, whole genome shotgun sequence genome:
TGCATCGACCGCTTGCTCGCAGAACGGATATAGATGTCTATTCCAGCCAGCATGAGCTTATCCGCTGTTGGGGTCGTTGGTGCCGTCAACGAATGTGTCACTTTGTTTCAATGGGCCAAATCTGCCATTCCCTCTCTTTACTCCCGATGGAGTGGCTCACAGGAGCAGATTCTCCAGGACCATGTGTTGCAGTTGGAGAGTGGCCTACAACGCCTCAGGGACACCCTTCCTGCAATGTACGACCTCGTTAATAAAGCAGAGTGGAGAAGCCACGAACCTGTTGTGGCCAAGCTCCTTCCTAATCTCAAGGATGCAGTAGCTGAGGCCGAGGATCTTCTTGATGAATTTGGATGGTACGAGAAGAAGGTACAAGTGGAGGGCAATGCAAGCCAATCTTCTTTCATTGACTTCTTTCATACCGTCGTACAAGGCAGCTTCAACAAACTGAATGATGTACAATTGAGGTTGAAGGACGAGAGCTAGGTCAAGCTCGATCAAGATTAAAAAAAACGCCCCGCGTCGCCTAGCCCTGGGCGACTCGGGCGCGACCGTTCTCgtagcgccgccgccgctcctTTCTCGtctcgccgccgcgccgccgctggaGGACGCCTCCTGGCGAAGCCCGCGcggccgacggcggcggcggggcgcctTCCCGCGGCGGCCTCCGGTCTGTAGGGCGGCAGCTCCGGGCGGCACGTCGGCGTGCGTCGGGACTCGTCCGGGATCCCGACGACCGGTGGCTGTTCTCGGTGTCCTCACGTGGGGCGCAGCAGCGATCACCGGCGGCATGGCAGCGAGGCTGTGTCGGGGCGTGAGGCATGTGCGACGTGATGATCAGATCTGATTGCTTGTGTGGCGGCTGGGCTGCTACTTGGCATTGGGCCTGACCACGTCTCGGTGGAGTTAGGCCAAGAAACTATGGGTGCTGCTGCCATGCGTGATGCAGCGCCATGGTTCTTGGCTGCCGGACAATTCTGCTTTCCGTGCTTCAGATCCGGCCATGTCGGCTCCTAGGTCGATGGCTTGGACAAAACTCTCTTCGGCGAGGTGGCAATcaacgatgatgatgatgtgcTGCACCGTACGTGTTGGTCCATAGTGATCACTCTGGCTTTGTGTGGCGTCTATCTACGGATTGCGAAGACCACCGAAAGATCTTCGCGAGGATTTCTCCTTTCTGATCTGGTGGTTGCCTTTGACCGTGAGATGCAATATATGGACGACGGCTTGACGCAGAGGGTAAGGTTGTGCAGTGGCGGAGGTCGGCTTTCTAGCCCAGCACATGCAGCTGCTTGGATTGTGGAAAAGTGGTGACGACAACATATGATTGACTCAAATGGTGGTGCTTCTCAAGTACCTGGTCTTGAGCTCCGGGGTGAAAACCTAGGTCTGGCACAAGTTGGTCATACATGGCAAGGGCGATGCTTTGTGtcgttaccttgttgaaggcattgctcgGATTTGCTCAGACTGGTTCTTCAGGGTGAAAACTTAGAATCTGACCTTTGATGGCTGGATCCGATGACGGTGCCGTAGAGCGTCGCTCCCTTCATGAAGGCGTTGCTGTTGAAGAACCTCATTGTCATTATGGTGTCATGAGATGGTTGGTGCGGATACAGTTGTTGTTGTATTTTGTCGATCGCAGATTTGTTCGATTTGTTTTTTTTCTCGTTTAGGCATAGCTTTGGtcttatatgactttgctatttgcCAGCGGGTTTTCCTGTGTGTGTTGgtgttggctgtgtgcatcttagctatgcagaggccgggtgtgtGCTCACTGTGTTTGTATTTACTTGATGCTTCGTTTTGAGTCAATAAAATCCATCCTTTGTCGAAAAACAATTGAGGTTGAACCATCTTTCAAGTCAGCTAGAAAATATGGGGCTTCGTGGAGTTACACGATGCTTTGACAAATTAGTCAGGCCAGAGACCACATCCTTGCCAAATGAAACAAAAATATTTGGTCGTGACAAGGAACTAAAGCAGCTATTGGGATTTCTCAATGTACCTACAATTTCAAAACGCAAGAGAGCAACTAAAACTAGTTCAATCAATGCATCAGCAAGCAACCATGTTAGTAATGAATCAAGAGCATTGGATCTTCCTGTTTTGCCAATTGTTGGAATTGGTGGTGTTGGAAAGACTACATTGGCCCAACATATTTGTAGCCATCAACAAGTGAAATCTCACTTTGAACTGATAATTTGGATTTGTGTTTTAGATGACTTTGATGTGAAGAGGTTAACTAAAGAAGTAATACAATCATGTACTGGAAATGAGGCAACCAGTGATAATTTGGATTCTCTTCAGCGTGCTCTCTCTAACCATGTGAACAACAAAAGGTTATTGATAGTTCTTGATGACACGTGGGATGATGCCTTGAAGGAAAATGGGCAGTGTTGGAAGAGGTTTTGTGCACCTTTTAGAAGTGCCCTAGATGGAAGTACAATGTTGGTCACCACTAGATGTCCAAATGTTTCCCAGGGGGTACGCACAATGGAGCCGATTATAGTTGAAGGTCTGAAGGACGACATCTTTTGGAATTTCTTCAAATTGTGTGCGTTTGGATCAGAGGGTTCTAACAGTGATCCTGAGTTAGAGCACATTGGTAAATGTATACTTCCTAAGCTGAAGGGTTCACCTTTGGCCGCAAAAACTCTAGGGCGCATGTTAAGCATGGACCTTCAAGCATCGCATTGGAATTCCATACGTGAGAGTGAACTGTGGGAGTTGAAACAAGAGGAGACTGACATTTTGCCTGCACTTCGGTTGAGCTACATGTATTTACCGTTCTATTTGAAGCAATGCTTTGCATTTTGTGCTGTGTACCCCAAAGATTACAAATTTGATAAGACACTCTTAGTTGAAATTTGGGCGGCAGAAGGCCTTGTGGATCCTCAAGGTGGTATTCCGATTCAAGATATTGGTTATCAGTATTTTGAAGACCTTGTCACACGATCCTTCTTCCAAAAAATCAGCAGTAGATATGTCATTCATGACTTGCTACATGATATGGCACAAATGGTTTCAAAGCAGGATTGTTGCATCTTAAGAAATAAGAGTGACTTGGATAAGGTTCCCCAAAATGTTCGTCATCTCTATGTACTCCCTAGCAGTGAGTTTGATGATTCCAGCTTGTTGAGGCTATGCAAGTACACAAAGTTGCGTACCATAATTTGCAAGAAGGATTTAAAGAAGAAAGCAGGCTTTGTAATGAGCAAATGGTGTACTAAACTTCCGCGTATGCGCGTCATTTCTTGTGTCTCCACAGATGAGTTACCAGATAATATTGGCAACTGGAAGCATCTTCGGTACATTGAGATCGTCAAAGCTCGTCCTTTGAAGAAAATTCCTTCAACATTTTGTTGGCTTTATCATTTGCGGATTTTATATGCCAAGAATTGCAGGCTAGAGAGCTTGCCCGATGGCTTTATTAAGTTGATTAGTTTACGGAAGTTCGAATCAGTTGGATTAACATATTATGATGGGCGTCGTATGTGTCTTGGTCACACCAATAAGTGCAGAGAATTTACGTTACTAAAGAATCTGAACCGGTTTCGTGGGCACTTGCAGCTTATTGATGTTCGCGTGCTAAGTAAGGATCATGCCGCAGAAGCAGACCTGAAGAATAAGAAATATCTTCATGGGTTGAAACTGGATATGGGGAAGCCTGAGGATCATGCCATATATTACCATGGGCTTTATATCCCCAACAATGATATAGAAGTGGTTGAAGTTCTGCAGCCTCCTCTCAGTCTGAAGTCTCTCGTCCTAAAATATTATGACAGTATCTCGCTCCCAAGTTGGTTTCAACCAAAAAACCTGACAAGCTTAAAATCACTTACTTTTGAATGTTGTTTTCAACTTGGGAGCATATCACCTCCCTTTATCTCACGTGGAATAAACATAAATGCGATACCTGCAGTTGCTATATTCTTGTGCCTGGAAGAGGTAACCATTGATGGGTGCGACAATATATCAAGCATCGAGCATTTTCTGCATCCCGATTATGTACCAGCCATCAAGAAAATAAGAATTAAAAAGTGCAACATGTTAGCATCAGTAGCAACTGAGAAGTTTGGGGATTTTCATTTCCTTGAAGAACTGGAGGTGCACCATTGTCCAAAATTCTGCTCCCAAAGATTGGTATCGTCGTCCCTTAAGAAACTCGGCCTGCATAGTTCTGGTCTCTTTTGGACTATTGACTGCTGCTCCCTCACCTACTTTCATTTGGAATGGGAGTTTGTCACATCCATTGATCTAGAAATGTGGAGTCTTCCATCTCTACGGGAGTTAATCATTAGATGCAAAGCTCTTGCATCTATTGGAGGCAGCCTTACAGCATTCTCATCCCTTAGGATCCTAACAGTTATATACTGTGATAAATTGTCCACGCTTGATGACCTCCTAACACAAGAATATCTACCTGCTATTGAGGAAATTAACATCAGACATTGTCACGAGTTACTTTCTCTTCCAGCTGAAAGGTTTGGGAGTTTTTCTAATCTAAAACATATGGAGGTTTTACAGTGCCCAAGTCTCAGCTGGCAACAAGGATTAGCACTGCCATCATCTCTTCAAAGGCTCAGCTTAATGCGATGTGGGGATGCCTCTCCATATGTTCTTAACTGCCTACGGAACCTCACCTCCCTTGTCTCACTGAACATGGGTGGATGCACCGGTATAACATCCATTCCAAGTGACATTTGGCTCGGTAATCTTGCATCACTTGAGAAATTGGTGATCAAGGATTGTCCAAACCTAGTTTCAATTGGTGGAGCAAAGGCAGTTGCAAAAATAAAGACTGTGGAGATATCCATGTGCCCGAAGTTAAAGGAAGCGGAGCAGATCAACAAAATATCCCGCCTAAGGTATTTTTTCTAACACTCATTTGCTGTCCAGCTTTACTTCCCTTTTGTTCAAAGTTCCCAATAGTCCCAGTTTGCTTTTACTGACTATGTTTTGTTCTTCAAGAGACTGGAGGCACCGAAGAGAAATAGCTAAATTAATTGGAAAATGAGGACAACAAGATTTCGTGCCTCTGTCTCATCGTCTATCTATCTGCCCATGGCTGATTTATACCGTTTTGCAGTTGCATACCATCAACAATTTCCCATATTTGTACTGATAACTATCAGTTCCCAGTTTGCACCATCGTAGCAAACTCGTTGTAATCTATGAAGCGACAGAGAATCGCCGTACATCTGTAGGACATGATGTATCCGTATGCATTTGTGTTTTGGTTCATCTTAACTCTGGGAAATGTTTACCTGCCTCCATGAGTGCTGCATCTGCCCGTTTGTGATCTTTCCCCTTCTGTAGTTTTTCTTCTTAGCTCTGTGGTTTGTGCTTGTGTTGTCTTTCTTCTTTGGTTTCCCCTTTCTCTCTGGTTCTGGCTTGTAAGAAGACATGAGTCATCTGTCTCAACATTTTCTCCTGTTATGAATTGGCGCCCGCTTTGGTCGGGTCCAAGGAAAATAAGATTGATTTAACTACTCTGAACAATGAACACGTAGGCAAATAGTTTCTAGTTTCAGAAGTAAAGAAACATTAGCTAGTTTGCCATAGCATTTTGCAGGTCTAGATTTCGATGCCTCTGATGATTATTCCTAACTGCAACAAAGTTAAACTAAATGCCCTTTCTTAGGTTTGATGACTGGTGGAAGGCTGCACTATCAGCCACTTCGAAAAGGAATTATTTCAGGTACAGTATATGCATGTGATGCTGATTGTTGGTGCTAATGCTGCTTGGGTGACTTAAGAACCTGAACTAGAGAAGCCTCCTTGGGTCTGTGAAGCGAGGAAGAACAATTTGGCTTGCTGGGTTCAGACTTCAGAGACTAGTAGCCTCTTGTGTTTGTTTCCTTGCATGTTCGTGCCGTTGCAAATTCAAACATTGTCATCCTTGCCTCCACCACCCCACGTCCAGCATCCTTGCCAAGAACGCATCGGCCGCCGTACAGCTCCGGCAACAAGAAGTCACATGCGGCCACTGCCCGTCTGTCCCCTCGGCCCTCCAGCACCACCTGCAGGAAAAGGAGCAGGGGCGTCCTGCAGGCAgaagaggccatcttcatcatctcctcTTGGTGCCAACCAGCAGATTCAGGTGGGAGGAGGAACAGCTCGAGGGAAACAGCAGTAGCCACTGGCGGTGGTGGTGGGGAATCAATAGAATTTGTCAGTGTATGAGCAATCATATAAGATGATAAGCATATGCTCTTCCTATCTCATCTTCTTTGATGAAAGCCTTTTCTCTCCCTGACAGGAATTCTTCTCTTCAACTATCACAAGAATGATATACGTATATACCAACCAACGTTTGCTAGTTGCTGCATACGTATTATATTTGATCGGACTTGGGAAAAGAACACAAAATTGAGCTGGCTACTACATAACATCCAAACAACTAACAGTGGAAATATTTTGTTTACGCAGATAGACCGAGTCTCAAAGCACAGGACTACTTGATTGATGCCACATAAAACATATATGCTCGCTACGCTCACCTCGAGATCTGCATCCTCGCATGTATTCCCGGCTGCATTTCACTTTTTGTTGTTGTAAACACACCTGGCGTTACGCATTAATTTCCAGTAGGTGCCGTCATGTTCTTCTTGGTCCAGATGAACTCTTGACGGTTCAGGCCGGTTCACACCCGGCTGGATTTTCCATCGGCATTTGGCAATGCCCCAAAAATATGCCCCGGCAATAGAATCCCATTCCAAAACTAGCATGTTGCTGCAGCATCAACAACTCAAATGGTTCTTTACAAGTATATCAGGAACTTGCTTGCAGTCAAGCAGGAAGCCAGTAGCTCTTTGTATCGTCTCTTGGAACCTGCAGATGAGCAAGTCAAGCTCACATCTGTTCTACTACACTAGCGTCCTTCAAAGCACCGCTGGATATAAGCTCTGTCAATGCTATTTCATCGGCTCGGCCGATCTCACATGGCACATTGGCCTTTGCTTTATATCCTCAGCCACGATGTACTACCTGAGAGAAACAAGATAAGCCGTCAGATTCACAAAGAAATGGAGATTGATGTGACGATGAATTCTTTAAATTCACAGGCAGTCAACATGATCTTCCGTAGAATCATCGTACAACTAAACTGCAATCTGTATATAGCAAGGTTTGACAAGTCAGTGATGCTGGGATTTCAATAGCAAGGTTATTTTAAGGGTTCTCTGACTTTATTTAAATCATATATCGCCACTATTGCAAGAAAAATTGTACCTCTCTTGAGGGAAAGAACAGTACATGCTCCACTAGGACTGATGATAAATACATAGAGGAAAGCTAAATACATGTTACGAATAATCACCTCAGCAAGCTCACTTTTCGTCAACAACTCATGTAGTTGTTTTAAAGGGTCCCTTCTTGTGAATTTTTATCAGCATACTCTCCTTCTGAACAAAAAAAGAGCACATGGGTTTTCAGAACTAGCTTTTGTGCAAAATTTTGGAGTGGTTTCGGTTTTATTGTATTTCACTTACAATAGACAGAGTGAAACCTTGGCAAGTGGCAATAACTTGCATCGAGCAAAACAGAAGACACTGCTGCACCCACCCATCAAGTTTAACTACAGGGTGAACTAGCAGTGCATCCATCTACAAAAACGCAAGTGCATCCAAATAGATTCCCAGTGAATCCCCTTTATTGCCTCATGCCTTTGCTACGTGTGGGTTAGGTCATAACCTGCAATGAATAAAATAGATAGCATGATTTTATAATGTGCGAAATATCAACAGCCAAGCATGGCCAAATAGTTGATCCAACACCTGCCGTTACCTCTGGATTCAATAAAATAAATAAGGCTGAGACAACTAGCATTAAGCATTAGAAGGAAAATAAAACTGAAGGACAGCAAATACAGCACTAATCTTCAACATAAAATAAATAAGGCTGAGACAACAAAGCTATTTTCTGAATACCATGTTCAGATTCTGAATCCAATTGTTTCACTGCAGGATAACCATAATTGCTAATATTTGAACTTGCAGGATAACCGCTATATGTTCAGGAAAAATACAGGGTTATGTATGCATCACTTGGAAGTGGATTGCTTAGCTTCTCCTGCTTGTAAAGTGGAAGCATTTTATGCTTTGTGCTACATGCAGCTTTCCTTTTACATGTCCATGACTGGCTATTGGCCCATAACCAAATTTATCATGTTTTCTCTGCCCAAAGGGTGTTGCCACTTTGCTTGTTTGATTAGAATATTGAAATGCATTGTGATTAATTAATGGTTCATTGCACGGCAGGGCATTTCAACGGAACATGAACCAGAGACTAGCAGTTTTCACACACTGATTACTGTCAGATGGCCAAGCTATTGCTCAAGTGGTTCCAAGATAAAATTCATGAAGCCTCGCTTTTCTAGCTTATCATCCCCGTAGTTTCCACATGTAACCCCCTCAACACATTTTTTCAATCGGTGCTTCAAAGCCATTCTTCTAACAGCCTTGGAACCGCCCTCTGCTAATGGCATTAAAAGAAAAGAAGATCAAAGAAGTAGATTCAAGATACAGTACACCCTGACCCTACTCTATTGCTACTTGATGATAGTTGTGCAGAGAAAAAACTCCTATAAATCGGCGCAGAACGTTGTAAATCGATGATGTGGGACCAAAAGCGATCCAGCACAGCTGGTCTTACCCGTAGCAGAGCTGGCCTGCGTCCCGTCCCGCTCCGGCGCGCATCCCCTCGCTGCTGCACGAGTCTCTGGCGTGAGGAACGACGGCGACGAGACGAAGCGCGACCCccacgccctcctcctcctctcacGGTGGCCGCCGGTGGTGCTCTTCTCCGCTGCTCACTGAACTCGAACGGATCCCACGCACTCCGCGCGTGATTCTCGACATTCTTTTACCGTGGATTGATCGAATCTTGCTGGCGGAAGGACGCAGGTACTCGCCGTCACCGGGCTGGTGAGCCGGGATCTACGTCGAGAAGAATGCCTACGACCTGCATCACGTCACACTAAGCACGCAGGTTATTCCTGCACTGCAACTAGCGTTCTGCCGCAGCCTGCAGGCTACAACCGCGTCAGTTTATTCAGATCATTGCTCTGCTCGCTTCTCAGTTCTGAAAGATGGAAAATTACCGCATCGATATGGTGGGAATTATTGTTGCGTTAGCTAGATTCTTGCACTAGGTAGGTAAGTGGAGAGGAGAAACAATATGTTCTTTAGCGGATGCAAACCTGTTCATGCTTGAATTGGACCAAGAGTTTATGTTCTTTAGTGGAGAGGAGAAACATGTCTCGTTTGGGGGACGCAGCTTTGGGCTAGCTAGTACTGTCAGTGCTTGCTCTGCGCTTGCCATTATACTGGCGGCAGGAAAGAACATGAGTATGCATATCAAAGTGCTGCGGAGTGAGGCGCGTTGGTGGTCGACGCGCTGATTGATGTGTACTGTAAGTGTCCCAGGCTCTCACTCTGCTTTGGAGATATTTATCGGTAGCTGAATAAAAGCTCTGGATGGTTCCACTTCTGCGCTTTATCAGGACTTCTGCCAATATTCTCAAAGGAGACATGTTTATTTTCTTTGACCCATTCTTCAATGGGTCTGTGCAGCTGGAACAGAATTAAcatgtcatatatgaatatgattCTACCCCCCAGCAATTTCAGACTGATTTCCCTTTTTAACTGCTCTGTAAAGCGGATTACAAAGGTTTTTGGCGGGTAGGCTTCAGGATCTAATCACTTTGCTGGTGGCTACTGATCAATCTGGTTTCATCATCTTTGTCGAAAAAGCCTGGTTTCATCAAGAAAAGATCCATAGCCGACAACCTCCTGTGTGCGATGGACCTTATACAAACTTGCAGGAAAAGACAGAAGAAAGCCTTGGTCCTCAAACTTGACTTCACCAAAGTGTTTGACGCCGTATCATGGGAGGCTTTATTTGCCATCCTGAGAACATGAGGATCTTATAAGCAGGTGGGTTTTGTGGATGATTTCTCTGCTAACGACTTCCAAAACTGTTGTTCTTTTAAATGGGGTCTCGGGCAACTGGATTGACATTCACAGTCTCTTTTCATTTGTAGCGGAGGCAAGTTTAAAGAGGAGCTACGGTGGATTTTGCATAGTTCGAAGAGAAAGAGATGGAACAGTTTTTAGAACTGGGTAAAAAAAATCCATTAAGGGCCTTGTTTCCATTTTCATGTATCCTGAGCTAGTCAGTGGAGCTTTCTGCTTGTTTTTTCGTTGTTTACCTCTTTGGGGCTAGCTCAGACCCCTGTTGTAGGTTTTATTCTGCTTCTTTCTTTTCCTTGTACATTTATATTTGAAAAACAATAAAAATACACACAGCAAAGTCGTGTTGTTTCCGGTCAAAAAAACTTATGGAGGTTTATTGTTTTCATTTGTTCACTGTATTTTATGAATTTTTAATAACTTTTCATACTTCCCGGTAGCTGTACGTTGCTCCAATACATAGTAAAATATCACAGGATAGATGTCACAACCTTTCTCCTAATGATTCATTGAATGATCCTTTTCTTACCGACAAATTGTTGTAACTGGGAGGCTTGTTTCATAATATAACTGCAGAAGGTTTCTAGCACACAACGATGTGCCATCGAATCATTTATATTCTGATCCGTAGCTGTTTTCATACCCCAAATGCAGTTTTATAACACTTCGCTATCAGAAATTTACTTAGCAACACCAAAATATTATCAGGAACTTCTCAACAAAAAATTTAAAACCTAAAGATCCATTGACGTGCCCGGATTTTGAAAAGTAAGTACTGTTCCAGGGTTTAGTGTTGTTGCTTCAGTCCACGAACCACGATTCCTTAAAAAGCAAGCTATTGGTTAGCGAGTTATAGATGATATATTAGTTGACTTCTGTTGTCAGAGAATATTTTAAATTAGTTAACCATAACAAGGATTTATGAAAGCTTATATTCCACAAAGACATTATTTTGCATAAAACTCATCCGCCCTTTCAACTGAGTCAAAGTGTTCCCCAAAATCAAACAGTCATATCGTGTCTATCTGCAAAGAAATCTAATCAGTTTTGTAATTAAATATTCTGTGAGAACAAAAGGGTGACCTCAGCTCATTCACTTTTCCTGTACATTATTAGTTTCAAATCTACAAGTTGTCAAGAGGCAGTTTGCCCTTTGTATATATGTACCTTTGGCCATGCCGAACAGCCTTCCCTGTACTTTATCTGCCCAAATATATATTCAAACAATATTTTACACATATTACTGGTCTAGTTGTCAAACTAGATTATGGCTGAAATTTTAGTGAAAGCAATGTGTAGGTGTATGTTAAGGTCTGAAAGTGAAAGTCCTCAACTTTTCTGTTGCAACTACGACAAAGGACAAAGAACCGTTCTTTGTCTCTATAATCTCTGATCCTTGTCACTGGAGACGGGCACGCCCATGGATAAGAAATGAGAGTTCATGTGCATAGGGGCTGCTTGATCAGCATGATCCAGAATCTTGTCCGACTGGAGTCAAAACTGGAAGATTCGAGCCCACGACCCCGCGCTCAATATAATACTTATGCATGGGGGCAAATTCAATGGGGCTCATCACTCTTATACTGTCTGAACGAGTGGTCATGTTAGAGCTTCATAGTTCATACTGATGAAACTTGCCCAAGGCTTGTAGCCATTTTGATTAGACACTTCAGATCAAAATAAGAAGCTCAGATGGAAATGGTTGCGCTTCCACACAAAACCCTGCTGGCAAGGTCTCCCTTTGCAGATTAATGAGATTGAAAGGGATGCAGCTTCTGATCTTCACCTTGGAAGCAGTTCTACACCTGTGCCTCTGCAGCTCCCCGTCTGCTGCAATCTGTACCTGTCAAGTTCAGAGGGAAAAAAGGATGGTCGCAGAATTCTAGGTAAATGATTCACCTGCAAGGTGTAATCTGCCACACAATATAGAAGATCAACAAGGACTGCAAACACAACTTCTTCTTGTGGGGGATCACCAGAGCATCTTGTCTCATCGCCCTCGGGTTGTAGGCGGTTGGAGTTTGCTTGTATCCTGTACTAACTTGTGTGTTCTCCTGCATATCCGTGGAAAAAGATATTTTCCAAGTCTCTCATCCAACCTTAGCCACTCTAGAAATGTTGACAACTGCTACACGATCTGTCATCCAACCGTAGCCACTCTAGAAATGTAGACATCTGCTACACAATTGGACTTGCTACCTAGTGTAGTGGTTCTTACAACTTCTGAAAAAGTGGTTTGTTACATGTTATCCACACATTAGACTCCAGATAGTCACATCATGGCTACTTATTTGTGGAGTATCTAGACCACCTCAGCTTGAAGATGATCGCAGCTCAGATTTTGACATATGGACATCACGATACCAACTACTCCTATTTCCATAGGCAGCCGTAGCAGTCAGTGTGATAAATTCAGTGAGCATTCTGCCTTGCTATACGGGTTTTGTTACAGTAAGAATTGTCTCTTACCGATAAGCTTATCATTTCTTAAGGAGAGATAACTTTCCAAGCAATCTTGTGACAAAGCATATTCTATGTTATTTTTGCAAAGCACAATTATTGATCAAATTAATGATAATCCTCTATTAGTTGAATAAATTGTTTGGCTTTCAACCATGCCTTTTCTTGGAAGGGCAAAACCGGTAATTTTGTTAAGAAAAGACAAAGTGTGTTCTAGATACTAGTTGCATAAATTATTTGGTTTTCAACCATGCCTTTTCTTGGAAGGACAAGAATGGTTGTTTCCTTGAGAAAAGAAAACGTCTTATATCTTCCTAATGTGTGGGAGAAATGCAAATGTCATAATAGCTCGTAATAATGCTTCTCTGAGAATCTCTTATTTTTTTAATGTCAAAGTGATAGTTTTGTGGACCTCGGTTGAAATATGAATCTCCAGTTAACCCTCTCCATAAGAGTAGTTTCAAAGTTCAAATAGATTGCACACTTAGCCTAGCAttataaataatatttttttaaatTATTGGAATAGAAGGAAACATGATATAATATTGGAGGTTGATGGGACAAGCAATAGATAACAATCCAATCCAAACGTGTTCTCTGATACTTAACATGTTTGAGTTTATTTTATCAAACCCGATGATTACTTGCTTGATTGGCCGACCACTACTATATATGTGGTACTTGCTATTTGTTCCCTCTTTGCCTCATCACTCCAAGACCCCTCCCTTTCCTTGACATGGAGCTTGAGCTTAGTCTAGGCGATCTTCCAGCTCCAGTGAAGGCCAGCACCATGCCTGCGTCGGCGACATgccaaggagaagaccacgacGACCTTGCGCTAGGGCTACGAGTAACGGCTACCCAAAGAGCTGACCAAGATAACCAGAGGATAAGCATAGAAACTGCGGAGGGAGAAGAAGATAGCGACGAAGCATGCCGCGAACTGCCTGTCAGAGCAAGCCCTTTTCGC
Coding sequences within it:
- the LOC125533183 gene encoding putative disease resistance protein RGA1 — its product is MSIPASMSLSAVGVVGAVNECVTLFQWAKSAIPSLYSRWSGSQEQILQDHVLQLESGLQRLRDTLPAMYDLVNKAEWRSHEPVVAKLLPNLKDAVAEAEDLLDEFGWYEKKVQVEGNASQSSFIDFFHTVVQGSFNKLNDVQLRLNHLSSQLENMGLRGVTRCFDKLVRPETTSLPNETKIFGRDKELKQLLGFLNVPTISKRKRATKTSSINASASNHVSNESRALDLPVLPIVGIGGVGKTTLAQHICSHQQVKSHFELIIWICVLDDFDVKRLTKEVIQSCTGNEATSDNLDSLQRALSNHVNNKRLLIVLDDTWDDALKENGQCWKRFCAPFRSALDGSTMLVTTRCPNVSQGVRTMEPIIVEGLKDDIFWNFFKLCAFGSEGSNSDPELEHIGKCILPKLKGSPLAAKTLGRMLSMDLQASHWNSIRESELWELKQEETDILPALRLSYMYLPFYLKQCFAFCAVYPKDYKFDKTLLVEIWAAEGLVDPQGGIPIQDIGYQYFEDLVTRSFFQKISSRYMSYQIILATGSIFGTLRSSKLILYAKNCRLESLPDGFIKLISLRKFESVGLTYYDGRRMCLGHTNKCREFTLLKNLNRFRGHLQLIDVRVLSKDHAAEADLKNKKYLHGLKLDMGKPEDHAIYYHGLYIPNNDIEVVEVLQPPLSLKSLVLKYYDSISLPSWFQPKNLTSLKSLTFECCFQLGSISPPFISRGININAIPAVAIFLCLEEVTIDGCDNISSIEHFLHPDYVPAIKKIRIKKCNMLASVATEKFGDFHFLEELEVHHCPKFCSQRLVSSSLKKLGLHSSGLFWTIDCCSLTYFHLEWEFVTSIDLEMWSLPSLRELIIRCKALASIGGSLTAFSSLRILTVIYCDKLSTLDDLLTQEYLPAIEEINIRHCHELLSLPAERFGSFSNLKHMEVLQCPSLSWQQGLALPSSLQRLSLMRCGDASPYVLNCLRNLTSLVSLNMGGCTGITSIPSDIWLGNLASLEKLVIKDCPNLVSIGGAKAVAKIKTVEISMCPKLKEAEQINKISRLSCIPSTISHICTDNYQFPVCTIVANSL